In Micropterus dolomieu isolate WLL.071019.BEF.003 ecotype Adirondacks linkage group LG17, ASM2129224v1, whole genome shotgun sequence, one genomic interval encodes:
- the hgd gene encoding homogentisate 1,2-dioxygenase, whose protein sequence is MFVFLLQYMSGFGNEFSSEDPRCPGSLPEGQNNPQVCPYGLYAEQLSGSAFTCPRSANKKSWFYRVLPSAKHKPFTPVPSGNLTDNWNEVEPDPNQLRWLPFTIPKSTEKKVDFVAGLHTVCGAGDAKSRNGIGVHVYTCNTSMADRCFNNSDGDFLIVPQQGEILITTEFGKMMVEPNEICVIQQGMRFSVDVFGETRGYILEVYGAHFELPDLGPIGANGLANPRDFLCPVAWYEDRKVATGYTIINKYQGKLFACKQDFSPFNVVAWHGNYTPYKYNLKNFMVINAVAFDHADPSIFTVLTAKSTRPGVAIADFVIFPPRWGVADHTFRPPYYHRNCMSEFMGLIKGHYEAKEEGFQPGGASLHSIMTPHGPDAECFEKNSTAELKPERVAEGTMAFMFESSFSMAVTKWGLQTCQRLDKNYYQCWEPLRSHFNPNWKPSKQ, encoded by the exons atgtttgtctttcttttgcaGTACATGAGTGGTTTTGGGAACGAGTTCTCTTCTGAAGACCCTCGCTGTCCTGGATCTTTACCGGAGGGACAG AACAATCCTCAGGTCTGTCCCTACGGCCTCTATGCTGAGCAGCTCTCTGGCTCTGCCTTCACCTGCCCACGGTCAGCCAATAAGAAGAG TTGGTTCTACCGTGTCTTGCCATCTGCCAAACATAAGCCTTTTACCCCAGTGCCCAGTGGAAATCTAACAGACAACTGGAATGAGGTTGAGCCTGACCCTAACCAG CTGCGATGGCTGCCGTTCACCATTCCCAAATCTACAGAGAAGAAAGTGGACTTTGTGGCT GGTCTGCACACTGTCTGTGGCGCTGGGGATGCCAAATCTCGCAATGGCATTGGCGTCCACGTGTACACCTGCAACACCTCCATGGCTGACAG GTGCTTCAACAACTCCGACGGAGACTTTCTGATTG TCCCCCAGCAGGGTGAGATCTTGATCACCACAGAGTTTGGGAAAATGATGGTCGAGCCGAACGAGATCTGTGTCATCCAG CAAGGGATGCGCTTCAGTGTGGATGTTTTTGGAGAAACCAGAGGCTACATACTGGAGGTGTATGGAGCCCATTTTGAGCTCCCTGACCTGGGACCcatag GAGCCAATGGTCTGGCCAACCCAAGAGATTTCCTGTGCCCAGTTGCTTGGTACGAGGATCGCAAGGTTGCCACAGGTTACACCATCATCAACAAGTACCAAGGAAAGCTCTTCGCCTGcaaacag GATTTCTCACCATTCAATGTGGTGGCTTGGCACGGAAACTACACACCTTACAAATACAACCTGAAGAACTTCATGGTTATCAATGCTGTGGCCTTTGACCATGCG GATCCATCTATCTTTACTGTGCTGACTGCCAAGTCCACACGACCAGGTGTGGCCATTGCTGACTTTGTCATCTTCCCACCTCGGTGGGGTGTGGCTGACCACACCTTCCGTCCACCGTACTATCACC GCAACTGCATGAGTGAATTCATGGGCCTGATCAAAGGCCACTATGAAGCTAAAGAGGAGGGCTTCCAGCCAGGAGGGGCCAGCCTCCACAGCATCATGACCCCGCACGGCCCAGACGCCGAATGCTTTGAGAAGAACAGCACTGCTGAGCTCAAACCTGAGAGGGTGGCTGAGGGAACCATG gctttcatgtttgaATCATCCTTCAGTATGGCAGTGACCAAGTGGGGACTACAAACATGCCAGAGGCTTGACAAGAACTACTACCAGTGCTGGGAACCTCTTCGCAGCCACTTTAATCCCAACTGGAAGCCCAGCAAACAGTAG
- the ndufb4 gene encoding NADH dehydrogenase [ubiquinone] 1 beta subcomplex subunit 4 encodes MADYREAPLATRPKTLDPNEYFNLSPEQRRAEQDRAALRADLKRQYQTQLNNPHRKELIEDPALTRWVHARTNPYSYFRPTFKTSLLGAMFGVAPLFGLYFLFKTDRDRKEAQIKAGTLERKFSLSS; translated from the exons ATGGCGGACTACCGAGAGGCGCCCTTGGCCACACGGCCAAAAACACTGGACCCAAATGAGTATTTCAACCTCTCGCCGGAGCAGCGACGTGCCGAACAAGACAGGGCAGCACTACGAGCGGACCTAAAGAGGCAGTATCAGACGCAACTCAATAACCCGCACAGAAAAGAGCTCATT GAAGACCCTGCCCTGACACGCTGGGTGCATGCACGCACCAACCCTTACTCATACTTTAGGCCCACATTCAAGACATCTCTGTTGGGTGCGATGTTTGGAGTCGCGCCTCTCTTCGGCCTCTACTTCCTCTTCAAGACAGACAGG GACAGGAAGGAGGCGCAGATTAAAGCTGGAACCCTCGAGCGCAAGTTCAGTTTGTCATCATGA